Proteins encoded within one genomic window of Fusarium musae strain F31 chromosome 4, whole genome shotgun sequence:
- a CDS encoding hypothetical protein (MEROPS:MER0000557~BUSCO:EOG092645QN) gives MSVGVRGKDCAVVLSQKKVPDKLMDPASVTHIFQLSPSVGCVITGSIADARAFAQRAQGEAAEFRYKYGYEMPADALAKRLANISQVYTQRAYMRPYGVATTLISLDSEYGPQLFKCDPAGYYIGYKGTAAGPKQQEALNHLEKKLRNKEHAEGSWEEVVELAITTLSTVLSMDFKKGEIEIGIVGGPRPDGEEGTYSGFRTLTEDEIDDRLQAIAEKD, from the exons ATGTCCGTCGGAGTGAGAGGCAAGGACTGTGCCGTTGTTCTGTCTCAGAAGAAGGTCCCC GACAAGCTTATGGACCCCGCCTCTGTCACCCACATCTTCCAGCTCTCTCCCTCGGTCGGCTGCGTCATCACAGGATCCATCGCAGATGCCCGGGCTTTCGCTCAAAGGGCTCAGGGCGAAGCAGCAGAATTTCGATACAAGTATGGGTATGAGATGCCAGCTGATGCACTAGCCAAGCGTCTTGCCAACATCAGCCAAGTCTACACTCAACGA GCTTACATGCGACCTTACGGCGTTGCGACCACTCTGATTTCGCTCGACTCCGAATATGGCCCCCAGCTGTTCAAGTGCGACCCTGCTGGATACTACATCGGTTACAAGGGAACTGCGGCAGGCCCGAAGCAACAGGAGGCGCTGAACcaccttgagaagaagctccgTAACAAGGAGCATGCGGAGGGATCTTGggaagaggttgttgagcTGGCCATCACAACACTGAGCACAGTTCTGAGCATGGATTTCAAGAAGGGAGAGATCGAGATCGGTATCGTAGGTGGGCCTCGACCTGACGGTGAAGAGGGAACCTACTCGGGATTCCGAACATTGACTGAGGACGAGATTGACGACAGGTTACAAGCTATCGCAGAGAAGGACTGA
- a CDS encoding hypothetical protein (EggNog:ENOG41) produces the protein MDGLNEFRTMRVAEVLSDFRTLQYYIAAAPVDPEDTADYYTEGWAALRQCALDGQHILECGADTSVPTPPGGEQEQVKAELKQVLLDAYARRHEGQKIYLRQAAAQRWVEYRKQVLQGGVPNSSNQSQLRACDRQLRAELSAIADEVIYAELKASDEGMGRWTAEDPSLRSVLRWLRARR, from the exons ATGGACGGAT TAAACGAGTTCCGCACAATGCGAGTTGCTGAAGTTCTCTCTGATTTCCGAACACTACAATACTACATAGCTGCTGCTCCTGTCGACCCTGAGGACACTGCAGACTATTACACCGAAGGATGGGCTGCCCTTCGACAATGTGCGCTGGATGGGCAACACATTCTGGAATGTGGTGCAGACACCAGCGTGCCAACTCCCCCTGGTGGAGAGCAAGAGCAGGTGAAGGCCGAGCTTAAACA GGTTCTCCTGGACGCGTACGCGAGACGGCACGAGGGACAGAAGATTTACCTTCGACAAGCGGCGGCTCAACGATGGGTTGAATACAGAAAACAGGTGCTGCAGGGCGGCGTACCAAACTCGAGCAACCAGTCTCAACTTCGAGCATGCGATCGTCAACTGCGAGCG GAGCTCTCAGCCATCGCCGACGAAGTAATCTACGCCGAGCTCAAGGCCTCGGATGAAGGAATGGGCCGCTGGACGGCAGAAGATCCCAGTCTCCGAAGCGTGCTCCGCTGGCTCCGAGCACGCCGGTGA
- a CDS encoding hypothetical protein (EggNog:ENOG41) — protein MTDAQVAGGHKATINNPSTSEEAKENSRQVLENEFNGGDVTGAENNKEKNPGNVAGGLKATLNNPNVSEEAKRNAQERLAKEDF, from the exons ATGACTGATGCTCAGGTTGCCGGCGGCCACAAGGCTACTATCAACAACCCCAGCACCtccgaggaggccaaggagaacTCCCGTCAGGTTCTCGAGAACGAGTTCAACGGTGGTGACG TCACTGGCGCTGAGAACAATAAGGAGAAGAACCCTGGCAATGTTGCTGGTGGTCTCAAGGC TACCCTGAACAACCCCAATGTCTCCGAAGAGGCCAAGCGGAATGCCCAGGAGCGCCTTGCTAAGGAGGACTTCTAA
- a CDS encoding hypothetical protein (EggNog:ENOG41~BUSCO:EOG092638XA): MSVILCTAGYDHTIRFWEALSGICSRTIQHPDSQVNRLCISPDKRYLAAAGHHTVKLYDIKSTNPNPLLTFEGHTGNITGVAFHCEGKWMVTSSEDGTVKIWETRTGSIQRSYNHGCPANDVVIHPNQGEIISCDRSGSVRVWDLAENNCSHELIPEEDVSVSSVTVASDGSLLCAANNAGNVFVWNLIQSFDRTQLVPVTHFNAHKEYITRILLSPDVKKLATCSADHTAKIWEVKNIEPSTDLEPKPYPLEATLTGHQRWVWDCAFSADSAYLVTACSDHYARLWELHSQQIIRQYNGHHRGAVCVALNDYSETR; the protein is encoded by the exons ATGTCTGTTATTCTCTGCACAG CTGGCTATGACCACACTATCAG ATTCTGGGAGGCCTTGTCGGGTATCTGTTCACGCACGATTCAACACCCTGACTCCCAGGTGAACCGTCTCTGCATCTCCCCCGACAAGCGATACCTTGCCGCTGCTGGCCATCATACCGTCAAACTGTACGACATTAAGTCTACGAATCCTAACCCATTGTTGACATTCGAGGGCCACACCGGGAATATCACAGGTGTCGCGTTTCACTGTGAAGGGAAATGGATGGTAACTAGCTCCGAGGACGGGACCGTCAAGATCTGGGAGACACGGACCGGATCGATCCAGCGAAGCTACAACCATGGCTGTCCAGCCAACGACGTGGTGATTCACCCCAACCAGGGTGAGATCATCAGCTGCGATAGGTCTGGAAGTGTCAGGGTGTGGGATCTGGCTGAGAACAACTGTTCCCATGAGCTCATCCCGGAAGAGGACGTCTCAGTCTCCAGCGTTACTGTCGCTAGTGATGGGTCCTTGCTATGCGCTGCGAACAATGCT GGCAACGTATTCGTGTGGAATCTTATTCAGAGCTTTGATCGCACACAATTAGTTCCAGTAACGCACTTCAATGCTCACAAGGAATACATCACCCGTATTCTTCTATCCCCAGACGTCAAGAAACTCGCCACTTGTAGTGCAGACCACACAGCCAAGATCTGGGAGGTGAAGAACATCGAACCAAGCACAGACCTGGAACCTAAGCCGTATCCTTTAGAAGCCACTCTTACCGGGCACCAGCGCTGGGTCTGGGATTGTGCCTTCAGTGCCGATTCTGCATACCTGGTCACTGCTTGCTCCGATCACTATGCGAGATTGTGGGAATTGCATAGCCAGCAGATTATCCGACAATACAACGGACATCACAGAGGGGCTGTCTGCGTTGCCTTGAACGATTATTCAGAAACACGGTAA
- a CDS encoding hypothetical protein (EggNog:ENOG41), translating into MASSLSSYVFDDEGMTWITCDLCAGSFQRGSFTDSEAVVYARPVMEPNFVEFPTAISLQDPPLPRSKEAPLLHHLLHPEVASMTVLTEAQVVSVSMVAALDHFTSWQTMVSLAKKCLSGHI; encoded by the exons atggcttcttctctATCCTCCTatgtctttgatgatgaaggcatGACTTGGATTACCTGTGATCTATGTGCTGGATCCTTCCAGCGTGGGTC CTTTACTGACTCTGAAGCAGTGGTTTATGCCAGGCCTGTCATGGAACCAAACTTCGTCGAGTTTCCTACAGCTATCTCGCTACAGGATCCTCCCCTCCCCAGGTCCAAGGAGGCAccactcctccaccacctcctccatccAGAGGTGGCCAGCATGACCGTTCTCACGGAGGCTCAAGTGGTTTCAGTGTCTATGGTCGCCGCTCTTGATCACTTTACCTCATGGCAGACTATGGTCAGTCTTGCTAAGAAATGTCTTTCAGGACATATATAA
- a CDS encoding hypothetical protein (EggNog:ENOG41) yields MSSITEPVLKQRVKLSLIQLASGSDKKANLDSAASHVARAASSGAKIVVLPECFNSPYGTDHFPQYAETLQPSPPSSDAAPSYHALSAMAADNKVYLVGGSIPEYSPDTKKYYNTTLIFGPDGALLGTHRKVHLFDIDIPGKITFRESDILSPGNKVTLVDLPEYGKIAVAICYDVRFPELATIAARKGAFALIYPGAFNTTTGPLHWQLLGRARAADNQLYVALCSPAHAETGYPAYGHSLVADPMAQVQVEADEKETTVDWELDPEKITEARKNIPLNTQRRFDVYPDVSEGKIRFEEP; encoded by the coding sequence ATGTCGTCTATCACTGAACCAGTTCTTAAGCAGCGCGTCAAGCTATCTCTCATTCAACTCGCTTCTGGCTCTGACAAGAAGGCCAACCTCGATAGTGCAGCCTCACACGTCGCCCGagcagcttcttcaggaGCAAAGATTGTTGTTTTGCCAGAATGCTTCAACTCGCCTTATGGAACAGATCACTTCCCTCAGTACGCGGAGACTCTACAACCTAGTCCGCCATCTAGCGATGCTGCGCCCTCTTATCACGCACTCTCTGCAATGGCTGCTGATAACAAAGTCTACCTCGTCGGTGGGTCAATTCCAGAATACAGCCCGGATACGAAGAAGTACTATAACACAACTCTCATCTTTGGACCCGACGGTGCCTTGTTAGGTACACACCGCAAGGTTCATCTCTTTGATATCGATATCCCTGGCAAGATCACATTCCGCGAGTCAGATATTCTGAGTCCTGGTAACAAGGTGACACTTGTTGATCTTCCTGAGTACGGCAAGATTGCTGTTGCTATCTGTTACGATGTCCGCTTTCCTGAACTAGCCACCATTGCGGCTCGAAAGGGTGCCTTTGCCCTTATCTACCCTGGCgccttcaacaccacaaccGGCCCTCTTCACTGGCAATTGCTTGGTAGAGCTCGAGCTGCTGACAACCAGCTCTATGTAGCTCTCTGCAGTCCTGCGCATGCTGAAACAGGCTATCCTGCTTACGGCCACAGTCTTGTCGCCGACCCAATGGCGCAGGTTCAGGTCGAAGCAGACGAGAAGGAGACCACTGTCGACTGGGAACTCGACCCTGAGAAGATTACCGAAGCGAGGAAGAACATCCCATTGAACACTCAACGAAGGTTTGATGTATACCCTGATGTAAGCGAGGGAAAGATCCGGTTTGAGGAACCTTGA